A region from the Methanofollis sp. genome encodes:
- a CDS encoding MBL fold metallo-hydrolase: MAETDWQEIPGIEGARILPLTRRPDVCCSNAYLIATAREIIIIDTGADEAQMETIVSTVEALTAERPRPVCLFLTHCHLDHCLQAIRRRSWIEGKGVRVFAHAAGAEALESGDEMLTLANIFRWEIEPLPVDGHLHAQDEREVALGNGETILCEHDEHAAIPVDRLTFPSGNRISVYATPGHSPDSICIKVGEHLFIGDLLFSANPGVAGLHRWNPDALLTSIQGVRQILVDGGITLCWNGHGREITAPAALRALGKLEDDLGRMKAIGNFDSERLRESVDYAQDMLTEANRLFPVIAGRIYYLSYYLEVLGEVEEAERYQDLIESDQIDTFLTDFDAFATEFREGRKIDIQFVLKAVQVSAKIEGAFGEGFSDPAVDTSLVRRASRLLTDCLHTVCAFDPPDPAVPVDLVPLMTEFVERLADSSHLEEGLVAAAEDEKAFRSALAQRIAHLPLFEGVRITFVRDADSLMVLTRPERLCDGLTGVIEDLAAAGADEITVSAFRTDGTVSLAIRSGALHADLPHIRVWRRRFARCGGRCDLRTVQEMPALVLDFTEPQ; encoded by the coding sequence ACTGACTGGCAGGAGATCCCGGGAATCGAGGGGGCACGCATCCTTCCCCTGACGAGGAGACCGGACGTTTGCTGCTCAAACGCCTATCTGATAGCGACAGCGCGCGAGATCATCATCATCGACACCGGGGCCGACGAGGCGCAGATGGAGACCATCGTCTCGACGGTCGAGGCACTCACCGCAGAGAGGCCCCGGCCGGTCTGCCTCTTCCTCACCCACTGCCATCTCGACCATTGCCTCCAGGCTATCCGACGGCGGTCCTGGATCGAGGGGAAGGGCGTGCGTGTCTTCGCCCATGCCGCGGGGGCGGAGGCGCTCGAATCGGGAGATGAAATGCTGACCCTCGCCAATATCTTCAGGTGGGAGATCGAGCCCCTCCCGGTCGATGGACACCTCCATGCACAGGACGAACGCGAGGTGGCCCTCGGAAACGGTGAGACGATCCTCTGTGAACACGACGAGCATGCCGCCATTCCGGTTGACCGCCTCACCTTTCCGTCGGGAAACCGGATCTCGGTCTACGCCACCCCCGGGCACAGCCCTGACTCCATCTGCATCAAGGTCGGTGAACACCTCTTCATCGGCGACCTCCTCTTCTCGGCAAACCCGGGTGTCGCAGGGCTCCACCGCTGGAACCCCGATGCCCTGCTCACCTCCATTCAGGGGGTCCGCCAGATCCTGGTCGATGGCGGGATCACTCTCTGCTGGAACGGCCATGGGCGGGAGATCACGGCGCCCGCCGCCCTGCGTGCCCTCGGGAAACTTGAGGACGACCTGGGGCGCATGAAGGCGATCGGGAACTTCGATAGCGAGCGACTGCGCGAATCGGTCGATTACGCACAGGACATGCTCACCGAGGCAAACCGGTTGTTTCCGGTCATCGCAGGCAGGATATATTATCTCTCCTATTATCTCGAAGTCCTCGGCGAGGTCGAAGAGGCGGAGAGGTACCAGGATCTCATCGAATCCGACCAGATCGACACATTCCTCACCGACTTCGACGCTTTCGCGACAGAGTTCAGGGAGGGCAGGAAGATCGACATCCAGTTCGTCCTCAAAGCGGTGCAGGTCTCGGCGAAGATCGAAGGGGCCTTCGGGGAGGGGTTCAGCGACCCGGCCGTGGACACGTCCCTGGTGCGCCGGGCCAGTCGCCTGCTCACCGATTGTCTGCATACGGTCTGCGCCTTCGACCCCCCCGACCCTGCGGTGCCGGTCGACCTCGTCCCTCTGATGACCGAGTTCGTCGAGCGCCTCGCTGACTCCTCCCATCTTGAGGAGGGCCTCGTCGCCGCTGCCGAGGATGAAAAGGCGTTCAGGTCCGCTCTTGCACAGAGGATCGCCCATCTTCCCCTCTTCGAAGGGGTTCGCATCACCTTTGTCCGTGACGCCGACTCCCTGATGGTGCTGACGCGCCCGGAAAGACTCTGTGATGGGCTCACCGGGGTGATCGAGGATCTCGCTGCCGCGGGAGCGGACGAGATCACCGTATCGGCCTTCAGGACCGACGGGACCGTCTCCCTTGCCATTCGATCCGGGGCCCTGCATGCCGACCTGCCGCATATCAGGGTCTGGCGCCGGCGGTTCGCCCGCTGTGGCGGCCGGTGTGACCTCAGGACAGTTCAGGAGATGCCGGCCCTGGTTCTGGACTTCACGGAACCTCAGTAA